One Molothrus ater isolate BHLD 08-10-18 breed brown headed cowbird chromosome 13, BPBGC_Mater_1.1, whole genome shotgun sequence DNA window includes the following coding sequences:
- the ONECUT1 gene encoding hepatocyte nuclear factor 6 → MNAQLAMENIGDLHGVSHEPVPAAADLMSGSPHHRSAVAHRGSHLPAHPRSMGMASILDGGDYHHHHRPPEHALTGPLHPTMTMACETPPGMSMSSTYTTLTPLQPLPPISTVSDKFPHHHHHHHHHHHPHQRIPGNVSGSFTLMRDERGLASMNNLYTPYHKDVTGMGQSLSPLSGSGLGSIHNSQQGLPHYAHPSATMPAEKMLTPNGFEAHHPAMLARHGDQHLTPTSAGMVPINGIPHHPHAHLNAQSHGQILGSAREQNPSVTGSQVNSGSNSGQMEEINTKEVAQRITTELKRYSIPQAIFAQRVLCRSQGTLSDLLRNPKPWSKLKSGRETFRRMWKWLQEPEFQRMSALRLAACKRKEQEHGKDRGNTPKKPRLVFTDVQRRTLHAIFKENKRPSKELQITISQQLGLELSTVSNFFMNARRRSLDKWQDEGSSNSGNSSSSSSTCTKA, encoded by the exons ATGAACGCGCAGCTGGCGATGGAGAACATCGGCGATCTGCACGGGGTGAGCCATGAGCCGGTGCCCGCCGCCGCCGACCTGATGAGCGGCAGCCCCCACCACCGGAGCGCGGTGGCCCACCGCGGCAGCCACCTGCCGGCCCACCCGCGCTCCATGGGCATGGCGTCCATCCTCGACGGCGGCGactaccaccaccaccaccgGCCGCCCGAGCACGCCCTGACCGGCCCCCTGCACCCCACCATGACCATGGCCTGCGAGACACCCCCCGGCATGAGCATGAGCAGCACCTACACCACGTTAACCCCTCTGCAGCCTCTACCTCCCATCTCGACGGTCTCGGACAAGTTccctcaccaccaccaccaccatcaccaccatcaccatCCCCACCAGCGGATACCGGGCAACGTGAGCGGCAGCTTCACGCTCATGCGGGACGAGAGGGGTCTGGCGTCTATGAACAATCTCTACACCCCCTACCACAAGGATGTTACCGGCATGGGGCAGAGCCTCTCTCCGTTGTCTGGATCGGGCCTGGGGAGCATCCACAactcccagcaagggctgccCCACTACGctcatcccagtgccaccatgcCCGCCGAGAAAATGCTCACCCCAAACGGATTTGAAGCCCACCACCCTGCCATGTTAGCCAGGCATGGCGACCAACACCTCACCCCCACCTCCGCTGGCATGGTGCCTATCAACGGGATCCCACACCACCCCCATGCCCACCTGAATgcccagagccacgggcagatcctgggctctgccagggagcaAAACCCTTCTGTAACTGGTTCGCAGGTCAACAGTGGAAGTAATTCAGGGCAAATGGAAGAAATCAATACCAAAGAAGTAGCTCAGAGGATCACCACCGAGCTCAAGCGGTACAGCATCCCCCAGGCTATCTTCGCCCAGAGGGTGCTGTGCCGCTCTCAAGGGACGCTCTCAGACCTGCTGAGGAACCCCAAGCCCTGGAGCAAGCTCAAATCCGGCCGGGAGACCTTCCGCAGAATGTGGAAGTGGCTCCAGGAGCCGGAATTTCAGCGGATGTCTGCTCTGCGGCTTGCAG CGTGCAAGAGGAAAGAACAGGAGCACGGCAAGGATAGAGGGAATACACCCAAAAAGCCTCGGCTGGTCTTCACCGACGTCCAGCGTCGAACTCTACATGCAATATTCAAGGAAAATAAGCGTCCGTCCAAAGAATTACAAATCACCATTTCCCAGCAGCTCGGGTTGGAGCTGAGCACCGTCAGCAACTTTTTCATGAATGCACGGAGGAGGAGTCTGGATAAGTGGCAAGACGAGGGCAGCTCCAATTCAGGCAACTCATCTTCTTCATCAAGCACTTGTACCAAAGCATGA